Proteins found in one Oryza glaberrima chromosome 4, OglaRS2, whole genome shotgun sequence genomic segment:
- the LOC127771872 gene encoding putative cis-zeatin O-glucosyltransferase: protein MAEKGNPANKVAIVAVPFPAQGHLNQVLHLSLQLASSSHGLAVHYAAPAPQLRQARARVHGWDDKALLSVQFHDLGISTYVSPPPDPTADTPFPSHLMPLWEAYTADARAPLSALLDELSASHRRVVVVCDTINSFAVEEAARLPNGEAFPVSCVAVSALALHIDTGHRLLRENGLNHAPLETYMTQEFLDYASERARASESILSGAGILANASRALEGDFIDDLAETLAAGGKKLFAIGPLNPLLNTGSSEQGRRRHECLDWLDRQPPDSVLYVSFGTTCSLRVEQVAELAATLRGSKQRFIWVMRDADRGNIFTDTGEGETRHAKLLSEFSKQTEGTGMVITGWAPQLEILAHGATAAFMSHCGWNSTMESMSHGKPILAWPMHSDQPWDAELVCKYFKAGLLVRPWEKHGEVLPAATIQEVIKKMMASDEGLAVRQRAKALGDAVRSSRNDLEDFIAHITRLFKHDKDKKEYEETVNVCGPFR from the exons ATGGCAGAGAAGGGGAACCCGGCGAACAAGGTGGCCATCGTGGCGGTGCCGTTCCCGGCGCAGGGTCACCTCAACCAGGTGCTGCACCTGTCGCTCCagctcgcgtcgtcgtcgcacgGGCTCGCGGTCCACTAcgctgcgccggcgccgcagctcCGCCAGGCGCGGGCGCGCGTGCACGGCTGGGACGACAAGGCCCTCCTCTCCGTCCAGTTCCACGACCTCGGCATCTCCACGTACGTCTCTCCGCCTCCCGACCCCACCGCCGACACGCCCTTCCCCTCCCACCTCATGCCCCTCTGGGAGGCGTACACCGCGGACGCGCGCGCCCCGCTCTCGGCGCTCCTTGACGAGCTATCCGCTTCCCACCGTCGGGTCGTCGTCGTGTGCGACACCATCAATTCCTTCGCtgtcgaggaggcggcgcggctgccCAACGGTGAGGCGTTCCCGGTGAGCTGCGTAGCCGTGTCGGCCCTCGCCCTGCACATAGACACCGGGCATCGGCTCCTGCGTGAGAACGGCCTCAATCATGCCCCCTTGGAAACCTACATGACGCAGGAGTTCCTGGACTACGCGAGCGAACGTGCCCGAGCGTCGGAATCGATTTTGTCCGGCGCCGGCATCCTCGCGAACGCGAGCCGAGCGCTCGAGGGCGATTTCATCGACGATTTGGCTGAGACTCTGGCTGCCGGCGGCAAGAAGCTCTTCGCAATCGGTCCGTTGAACCCACTGCTCAACACGGGCTCGTCGGAGCAGGGCCGGCGGCGACACGAGTGCCTTGACTGGCTCGACAGGCAGCCCCCGGATTCTGTGCTCTACGTGTCGTTCGGCACGACGTGCTCTCTTCGAGTTGAGCAGGTCGCGGAGCTCGCAGCGACACTGCGCGGCAGCAAGCAGCGGTTCATCTGGGTCATGCGCGACGCCGACCGCGGCAACATATTCACGGACACCGGCGAGGGCGAGACCCGGCACGCCAAGCTTCTGTCCGAGTTCTCCAAGCAAACCGAAGGCACGGGGATGGTGATCACTGGGTGGGCGCCGCAGCTGGAGATCCTGGCGcacggcgccacggcggcgttCATGAGCCACTGCGGCTGGAACTCGACCATGGAGAGCATGAGCCACGGGAAGCCGATTCTGGCGTGGCCCATGCACTCCGACCAGCCGTGGGACGCGGAGCTCGTGTGCAAGTACTTCAAGGCAGGTCTCCTAGTGAGGCCATGGGAGAAGCACGGCGAGGTTTTGCCGGCGGCCACTATACAGGAGGTGATCAAGAAGATGATGGCCTCCGATGAAGGATTGGCGGTGCGGCAGCGCGCGAAGGCGCTCGGTGATGCCGTCCGTTCATCGCGCAATGATCTGGAGGACTTCATTGCTCACATCACAAG GTTGTTCAAACATGACAAAGACAAGAAGGAATATGAAGAAACTGTCAATGTGTGTGGTCCTTTTCGTTGA